AGTCCTTGTAGACCCTGCGATACTCTTTTATGGACGTATCGTAGTCGCTGGCAGGGCATGGACTTAAGCTGGATTGTTCCTGCCGCCAGCGCAGGTCCACCAGCTGCCGGTGGGTTCCATGCTTCCTGCGATTGGCTGTTTCGTCAAGCCAGCTGAGAAGATCCCGGTTCGCCTGCTCGATGCCGGTAAAGGCATAACCGCGCCAGAACGACTCGCGAATGTAATCCACCGGGCGTTCCACCTTGCCTTTCACCCAGGGACTGTAGGGCATGCAGGCCAGAGGCTTGAAACCATAGTGCTGGGTAAAGTGCATGAACTCGACATTGAAAACAGTCTGCCCACCTGTGCGGCTGATCACCACATGCTTCATGTTGTCATAGAGCATTTCCATGGGAATCCCGCCCAGGTAGTGAAAGGCGGCAATATGGGCATCCATGAAGGACTGCAGGGTGCAGCGGTCAACGAACATGGCAAACATGGCCCGGGAAAATCCCAGGACCAGGACGAACAGGTAAACGGTAAAACTGCCGCCCTTGAAATCCGCGACCTTGAAGTCGGCCCAGTCCATCTGCCCCTGCAATCCGGGAATCGTCTCGAACCGGATGTAAGCCTGGCGCTTGCGTTTTCGTTTGCGCCTGCGGACATAGATTTTGACGGTATCGTATCCGCCAGCATAGCCTAACTGTTTGAGTCGTTGATAGATCCAGGTGGCACGGTAATCATCCTCTTCGAGGAAATCGTTAATCACCGGGTAGTAGGGAGCCAGGATGCTTTCGCGCCGTTGGGCCTTGTGGTAACCGGGAGTTTGTCCATTCTGAATATATTTTTTAACGGTCTTGCGATGGCGGCCAGTTCGTTTGGTGATCTCCCTTTGCGAAAGGCCTTGTTGATGCAATGCAATAATGTCCATGTACGCCTCCCATGAAATCATGGCGACACCCTCCTTTCAGGAAGGAGTCTACCATGCGGTGCTATTCATGGGTGGTACACTTTTCGTTCCCATTTTTGGTACATTATCGCATTCCCGGCGACACCAAATCGCTGTAATGTTTGATGCTGTTCAATAAGCCAAGCAATTCAAAATTGGTTGTGCAGATTCCGCCTATCGTTTCTTCGGCTTTGATCGCGTAACCGATGGACTTTTGGGTGACCTTGAGCAGGTCTTCATACGGAGACAGTCGTTGCTTTTTCCCTTTTGCGTATTGGATGGCGGTCATCCGCCTTTTTGCACGGCGACGATGATCCGTGAAAACGATTTTAATTTTGAAGTCATCCCGGGCTTGAGTCAACAACCGCGCGAGCACGCGCACAGCGTCATACAACTGCATGGAATCGCAAGGAGGGTGGATGTTGCTCTCGACGACGGTACAATCGACTCGGGTCGTTCTGCCTTTTTCGATGTTGTTGTCCTTCGCATATGCCAACAGGTCCAGGGAAATAAGCTCCCAGGTCTCAGGGCAGATCCTTTTGATATTTTCATTCAGGGCGGATTTCTTGAAGCCCTTATCGAAAATACCGATTCTGCAAAACCGTCTGAGCGATCTGGAATCGGAAATATGAAAGGCGAGGTCTTCATAGGTGAAGTTGAAAAGCTTCATCACAATCGCGGCGCGGGTCACCTGCTCGGCACTCATACCGTTGGCCCCGGTTCGTTGACGTTCTATCTTGAGGCCACCGTTGAGGTCTTGCAGAACATGATCGTAAATGTTAGGAGTCTTGTCCAGGATTTTGCTGATCATCTCCAGTTCTACTTCTCTGGGATGACCCGTGGGGAGACTTATCAGCGGCATTTGTTTTTGTTGTTTCTCGCGCATTTTATGTCGGCCCTTTTTCTTGTTTACGTAGTATTTTTAAGTGTTTGGCAAAATACTTTATACTACAGACAGTGAGAAAATACCAGCATAAAATGCGCTTTTCTTTTTTATTCCAGTTAGTTATTTTCGCGGATGAACACTAATTAACGTGGTGCAATGCTCCGGAAGGGGCTATGCGGGCTTTGCGCGGCATCTTTTCTTTGCATGATAATGGCCAATTTTGACCACCCAGTGGGGCTGAATTA
This window of the uncultured Desulfosarcina sp. genome carries:
- the istA gene encoding IS21 family transposase, with protein sequence MDIIALHQQGLSQREITKRTGRHRKTVKKYIQNGQTPGYHKAQRRESILAPYYPVINDFLEEDDYRATWIYQRLKQLGYAGGYDTVKIYVRRRKRKRKRQAYIRFETIPGLQGQMDWADFKVADFKGGSFTVYLFVLVLGFSRAMFAMFVDRCTLQSFMDAHIAAFHYLGGIPMEMLYDNMKHVVISRTGGQTVFNVEFMHFTQHYGFKPLACMPYSPWVKGKVERPVDYIRESFWRGYAFTGIEQANRDLLSWLDETANRRKHGTHRQLVDLRWRQEQSSLSPCPASDYDTSIKEYRRVYKDCYISYNASRYQVPPDVVGKKILLKVKDGIIRFYDDDRLLATHREAEEKGSWVTDANITAQILKQRQKAKKKYGRTKGKATRGLVNASLFPQVLYRPLSVYEQIAKGGGTWIN
- a CDS encoding transposase; translation: MREKQQKQMPLISLPTGHPREVELEMISKILDKTPNIYDHVLQDLNGGLKIERQRTGANGMSAEQVTRAAIVMKLFNFTYEDLAFHISDSRSLRRFCRIGIFDKGFKKSALNENIKRICPETWELISLDLLAYAKDNNIEKGRTTRVDCTVVESNIHPPCDSMQLYDAVRVLARLLTQARDDFKIKIVFTDHRRRAKRRMTAIQYAKGKKQRLSPYEDLLKVTQKSIGYAIKAEETIGGICTTNFELLGLLNSIKHYSDLVSPGMR